The Argentina anserina chromosome 3, drPotAnse1.1, whole genome shotgun sequence genome includes a region encoding these proteins:
- the LOC126786073 gene encoding WEB family protein At5g55860, with protein MVAKGHQSATNSPSPKVEVGEIDTRAPFQSVKDAVSLFGEGAFSGSGEKPAIRKTKPQSAERVIANETQLHLVQKELNKLKEQVMNAETTKAQALLELAKARLTEQDLTKKLASLAESKEAAVRASEAAKGRVKQLEEANCGNPAGTDGAWKQDLESERSHYMKVITELDAAKQELRKIRQDCDASIEAKVAALKQAAEAEDAAKANAERVNELSKEIAAVHESIGQVKLASVEAQQEQAKIFSEKDVLKQAYKATAEDSAKKVLSLKKEFDPEVSRNLETQLAETLNEIGALQKQMENEKASDLDSVRTVTSELDGAKESLHKVAEEESSLRSLVEALKVEIETVKKEHAELKEKEVETESIAGNLHVKLRKTKTELEACLAEESKARGASTEMIATLNQLSLEIENARRDAEETQIKVEEMKKEAETTKVAVKEAEKRLRVALEEAEEAKSAEERALNQIRALSERTNAARASTSDSGGQITISKDEFESLSRKVEESDALAEMRVAAAMAQVEAVKASENEALKRLEATQKEIEDMKTATEEARKRAEMAEAAKKAVEGELRRWREREQKKAADAASRILAETESSVESSPRHYRIQKQDPQTKTVQVRKMEKSKTSVSKKTLLPTLSGMFNRKRNQIEGGSPSYLPGERPI; from the exons ATGGTTGCAAAAGGCCACCAGAGTGCTACAAATTCTCCTAGTCCTAAAGTGGAGGTGGGAGAGATTGACACTAGGGCACCTTTCCAATCCGTGAAAGATGCTGTATCTCTATTTGGTGAGGGTGCATTTTCTGGCTCCGGGGAGAAACCTGCCATCAGGAAGACAAAACCCCAGTCAGCAGAG CGAGTAATAGCCAATGAGACACAGCTTCACTTGGTCCAGAAAGAATTGAACAAGTTGAAGGAACAAGTAATGAATGCTGAAACTACTAAAGCCCAAGCACTTCTGGAGCTTGCGAAGGCCAGATTAACTGAACAGGACCTGACTAAGAAGCTGGCATCTCTCGCTGAATCTAAAGAAGCCGCAGTAAGGGCATCAGAAGCTGCAAAAGGTAGGGTAAAACAACTCGAAGAAGCAAACTGTGGGAACCCAGCTGGAACTGATGGTGCTTGGAAGCAAGACTTGGAATCAGAAAGGTCACATTACATGAAAGTAATTACTGAACTTGATGCTGCAAAGCAAGAGTTGAGGAAAATCCGTCAGGACTGTGATGCATCCATAGAAGCAAAAGTTGCTGCATTGAAGCAGGCAGCAGAAGCTGAAGATGCAGCCAAAGCAAATGCAGAGAGGGTTAATGAACTCTCTAAGGAAATTGCAGCTGTGCATGAATCAATAGGGCAAGTGAAGCTTGCTTCTGTGGAAGCCCAGCAAGAGCAAGCAAAGATATTTTCCGAAAAGGATGTCCTGAAGCAAGCATATAAGGCTACGGCAGAAGATTCTGCAAAGAAAGTgctttctttaaaaaaagagTTTGATCCAGAAGTTTCCAGAAATCTTGAAACACAACTTGCTGAAACTCTGAATGAAATTGGAGCACTGCAAAAGCAAATGGAGAATGAAAAGGCTTCAGATTTAGATTCTGTAAGAACGGTCACTTCGGAGCTGGATGGTGCAAAGGAATCTCTGCATAAAGTAGCAGAAGAAGAAAGCAGCCTCAGAAGTTTAGTTGAGGCACTCAAGGTGGAAATTGAGACAGTGAAGAAAGAGCATGCTGAGCTCAAGGAAAAGGAAGTGGAAACAGAATCTATtgctggaaatttacatgtcaAACTGCGGAAAACAAAGACTGAGCTTGAAGCATGCCTAGCTGAAGAATCTAAAGCCAGAGGTGCTTCCACTGAAATGATAGCAACACTAAACCAGCTGTCGTTGGAAATTGAAAATGCTCGACGGGATGCAGAAGAGACGCAGATTAAAGTGGAGGAAATGAAAAAGGAAGCTGAAACTACCAAAGTTGCTGTAAAGGAAGCAGAGAAGAGGCTGAGAGTTGCTCTGGAAGAAGCTGAAGAAGCTAAATCAGCAGAAGAAAGGGCCCTCAATCAAATTAGAGCTTTATCCGAGAGAACTAATGCTGCTCGTGCATCCACTTCTGACTCTGGGGGCCAGATCACTATCtcgaaggatgaattcgagtCTCTCAGCCGAAAGGTTGAGGAGTCTGACGCATTAGCAGAAATGAGAGTGGCTGCTGCCATGGCTCAGGTGGAAGCTGTGAAGGCTAGTGAAAATGAGGCCTTGAAGAGGTTAGAGGCTACCCAGAAGGAGATTGAGGATATGAAGACTGCAACTGAGGAAGCCAGAAAGAGGGCTGAAATGGCTGAAGCAGCCAAAAAGGCGGTAGAAGGAGAGCTCCGAAGGTGGCGGGAACGCGAGCAAAAGAAAGCAGCAGATGCTGCCTCGCGGATATTGGCAGAAACAGAGTCGTCAGTGGAATCATCCCCACGCCATTACAGGATTCAAAAGCAGGACCCCCAGACGAAAACTGTCCAGGTCCGTAAAATGGAGAAATCAAAGACCTCTGTTTCAAAGAAGACTCTATTGCCTACTCTCAGTGGAATGTTTAATAGGAAAAGGAACCAGATTGAGGGCGGCTCTCCTTCTTATCTCCCTGGGGAGAGACCCATTTGA